Proteins encoded in a region of the Penaeus vannamei isolate JL-2024 chromosome 30, ASM4276789v1, whole genome shotgun sequence genome:
- the Cbs gene encoding cystathionine beta-synthase isoform X7: protein MPTTAAPTSTTMSAMDYTYNRNENLRTHDNILAHIGNTPLVKLNNIPKTYGLKCDVYAKCEFFNAGGSVKDRIALRMVEDAERKGLITPGVSVLIEPTSGNTGIGLALCGAVKGYRCIIVMPEKMSNEKVDVLRALGAEIVRTPTSAAWDSPESHISVAKRLEKEIPGAIILDQYKNPANPMAHYEGTAEEILQQTGGNIDMLVAGAGTGGTITGIARKLKERIPDCKIVGVDPYGSILAQPEEMNKSDVSTYEVEGIGYDFIPNVLDRDLVDKWMKSNDKDSLIMARRLIKEEGLLCGGSCGAAMHSAMLAAQELEAGQRCVVVLPDSVRNYMTKHLSDKWMEERDFISEKEDTDNKHWWSTLKVSSLPLAAPLTVQPTIACEDAIAIMQREGYDQLPVVDHEGIIQGVVTLGSLMSKLVSSKVEGSSPVQQSLYSQFRKIKLDTTLGKLSRILDRDHFALIVHTQRLYMEQCVIEKEVCIGIVTQIDLLTHITRQQKDQKEYSDE, encoded by the exons acTACAGcagcccccacctccaccaccatgtCTGCCATGGATTACACGTACAACAG GAATGAAAACCTTAGAACACATGATAATATCTTGGCACACATCGGGAATACACCCCTCGTTAAGCTCAACAACATACCGAAGACATATGGACTGAAATGtgatgtgt ATGCAAAATGTGAGTTTTTCAATGCCGGAGGAAGTGTGAAGGACCGTATCGCTCTCCGCATGGTAGAGGATGCAGAGAGGAAGGGTCTCATTACGCCAGGTGTTTCGGTGCTTATTGAACCAACATCTGGCAACACAG GCATTGGGCTGGCGCTGTGTGGAGCCGTGAAGGGCTACCGCTGTATCATTGTAATGCCTGAGAAGATGAGCAATGAGAAGGTGGACGTCCTGAGGGCCCTTGGTGCTGAAATTGTGCGCACACCCACCAGTGCAGCCTGGGACTCCCCAGAATCCCACATCTCTGTGGCAAAGAGGCTGGAGAAGGAGATTCCCGGTGCAATAATCCTGGATCAG TACAAGAACCCTGCCAACCCCATGGCCCATTATGAGGGAACAGCTGAGGAAATTCTGCAACAGACAGGTGGCAACATTGACATGCTAGTTGCAGGAGCTGGAACCGGAGGAACCATCACTGGCATTGCTCGGAAGCTGAAGGAAAGA ATCCCAGATTGCAAAATTGTTGGAGTGGACCCCTATGGCTCTATCTTGGCCCAGCCAGAAGAAATGAACAAGTCAGATGTTTCGACATATGAAGTTGAAGGCATTGGATACGATTTCATCCCCAATGTTCTAG ATCGGGACTTGGTTGACAAATGGATGAAGAGCAATGACAAAGACTCGCTGATCATGGCGCGCAGACTCATCAAGGAAGAAGGACTCTTGTGTG GTGGTAGTTGTGGTGCTGCAATGCACTCGGCTATGCTGGCTGCTCAGGAGCTGGAGGCTGGGCAGCGATGTGTGGTCGTCCTACCTGACTCTGTACGCAATTACATGACCAAGCACCTGTCAGACaagtggatggaggagagggactTCATCAGTGAGAAGGAGGACACTGATAATAAGCACTG GTGGTCGACTCTGAAAGTGTCTTCCCTCCCACTGGCTGCTCCATTGACTGTGCAGCCAACCATTGCATGTGAGGATGCCATTGCCATAATGCAGCGTGAAGGCTACGACCAACTTCCTGTTGTGGATCACGAAGG GATCATCCAGGGTGTGGTGACTTTGGGATCTCTGATGTCAAAGCTGGTTTCCTCAAAGGTGGAAGGATCAAGCCCTGTGCAACAGTCACTCTACTCTCAGTTCCGAAAGATCAAGCTGGACACAACCCTTGGAAAACTCTCCCGCATCTTGGACCGTGATCACTTTGCACTCATCGTCCACACCCAACGTCTGT
- the Cbs gene encoding cystathionine beta-synthase isoform X11: MSAMDYTYNRNENLRTHDNILAHIGNTPLVKLNNIPKTYGLKCDVYAKCEFFNAGGSVKDRIALRMVEDAERKGLITPGVSVLIEPTSGNTGIGLALCGAVKGYRCIIVMPEKMSNEKVDVLRALGAEIVRTPTSAAWDSPESHISVAKRLEKEIPGAIILDQYKNPANPMAHYEGTAEEILQQTGGNIDMLVAGAGTGGTITGIARKLKERIPDCKIVGVDPYGSILAQPEEMNKSDVSTYEVEGIGYDFIPNVLDRDLVDKWMKSNDKDSLIMARRLIKEEGLLCGGSCGAAMHSAMLAAQELEAGQRCVVVLPDSVRNYMTKHLSDKWMEERDFISEKEDTDNKHWWSTLKVSSLPLAAPLTVQPTIACEDAIAIMQREGYDQLPVVDHEGIIQGVVTLGSLMSKLVSSKVEGSSPVQQSLYSQFRKIKLDTTLGKLSRILDRDHFALIVHTQHMEQCVIEKEVCIGIVTQIDLLTHITRQQKDQKEYSDE, encoded by the exons atgtCTGCCATGGATTACACGTACAACAG GAATGAAAACCTTAGAACACATGATAATATCTTGGCACACATCGGGAATACACCCCTCGTTAAGCTCAACAACATACCGAAGACATATGGACTGAAATGtgatgtgt ATGCAAAATGTGAGTTTTTCAATGCCGGAGGAAGTGTGAAGGACCGTATCGCTCTCCGCATGGTAGAGGATGCAGAGAGGAAGGGTCTCATTACGCCAGGTGTTTCGGTGCTTATTGAACCAACATCTGGCAACACAG GCATTGGGCTGGCGCTGTGTGGAGCCGTGAAGGGCTACCGCTGTATCATTGTAATGCCTGAGAAGATGAGCAATGAGAAGGTGGACGTCCTGAGGGCCCTTGGTGCTGAAATTGTGCGCACACCCACCAGTGCAGCCTGGGACTCCCCAGAATCCCACATCTCTGTGGCAAAGAGGCTGGAGAAGGAGATTCCCGGTGCAATAATCCTGGATCAG TACAAGAACCCTGCCAACCCCATGGCCCATTATGAGGGAACAGCTGAGGAAATTCTGCAACAGACAGGTGGCAACATTGACATGCTAGTTGCAGGAGCTGGAACCGGAGGAACCATCACTGGCATTGCTCGGAAGCTGAAGGAAAGA ATCCCAGATTGCAAAATTGTTGGAGTGGACCCCTATGGCTCTATCTTGGCCCAGCCAGAAGAAATGAACAAGTCAGATGTTTCGACATATGAAGTTGAAGGCATTGGATACGATTTCATCCCCAATGTTCTAG ATCGGGACTTGGTTGACAAATGGATGAAGAGCAATGACAAAGACTCGCTGATCATGGCGCGCAGACTCATCAAGGAAGAAGGACTCTTGTGTG GTGGTAGTTGTGGTGCTGCAATGCACTCGGCTATGCTGGCTGCTCAGGAGCTGGAGGCTGGGCAGCGATGTGTGGTCGTCCTACCTGACTCTGTACGCAATTACATGACCAAGCACCTGTCAGACaagtggatggaggagagggactTCATCAGTGAGAAGGAGGACACTGATAATAAGCACTG GTGGTCGACTCTGAAAGTGTCTTCCCTCCCACTGGCTGCTCCATTGACTGTGCAGCCAACCATTGCATGTGAGGATGCCATTGCCATAATGCAGCGTGAAGGCTACGACCAACTTCCTGTTGTGGATCACGAAGG GATCATCCAGGGTGTGGTGACTTTGGGATCTCTGATGTCAAAGCTGGTTTCCTCAAAGGTGGAAGGATCAAGCCCTGTGCAACAGTCACTCTACTCTCAGTTCCGAAAGATCAAGCTGGACACAACCCTTGGAAAACTCTCCCGCATCTTGGACCGTGATCACTTTGCACTCATCGTCCACACCCAAC
- the Cbs gene encoding cystathionine beta-synthase isoform X6 translates to MLLTTAAPTSTTMSAMDYTYNRNENLRTHDNILAHIGNTPLVKLNNIPKTYGLKCDVYAKCEFFNAGGSVKDRIALRMVEDAERKGLITPGVSVLIEPTSGNTGIGLALCGAVKGYRCIIVMPEKMSNEKVDVLRALGAEIVRTPTSAAWDSPESHISVAKRLEKEIPGAIILDQYKNPANPMAHYEGTAEEILQQTGGNIDMLVAGAGTGGTITGIARKLKERIPDCKIVGVDPYGSILAQPEEMNKSDVSTYEVEGIGYDFIPNVLDRDLVDKWMKSNDKDSLIMARRLIKEEGLLCGGSCGAAMHSAMLAAQELEAGQRCVVVLPDSVRNYMTKHLSDKWMEERDFISEKEDTDNKHWWSTLKVSSLPLAAPLTVQPTIACEDAIAIMQREGYDQLPVVDHEGIIQGVVTLGSLMSKLVSSKVEGSSPVQQSLYSQFRKIKLDTTLGKLSRILDRDHFALIVHTQRLYMEQCVIEKEVCIGIVTQIDLLTHITRQQKDQKEYSDE, encoded by the exons acTACAGcagcccccacctccaccaccatgtCTGCCATGGATTACACGTACAACAG GAATGAAAACCTTAGAACACATGATAATATCTTGGCACACATCGGGAATACACCCCTCGTTAAGCTCAACAACATACCGAAGACATATGGACTGAAATGtgatgtgt ATGCAAAATGTGAGTTTTTCAATGCCGGAGGAAGTGTGAAGGACCGTATCGCTCTCCGCATGGTAGAGGATGCAGAGAGGAAGGGTCTCATTACGCCAGGTGTTTCGGTGCTTATTGAACCAACATCTGGCAACACAG GCATTGGGCTGGCGCTGTGTGGAGCCGTGAAGGGCTACCGCTGTATCATTGTAATGCCTGAGAAGATGAGCAATGAGAAGGTGGACGTCCTGAGGGCCCTTGGTGCTGAAATTGTGCGCACACCCACCAGTGCAGCCTGGGACTCCCCAGAATCCCACATCTCTGTGGCAAAGAGGCTGGAGAAGGAGATTCCCGGTGCAATAATCCTGGATCAG TACAAGAACCCTGCCAACCCCATGGCCCATTATGAGGGAACAGCTGAGGAAATTCTGCAACAGACAGGTGGCAACATTGACATGCTAGTTGCAGGAGCTGGAACCGGAGGAACCATCACTGGCATTGCTCGGAAGCTGAAGGAAAGA ATCCCAGATTGCAAAATTGTTGGAGTGGACCCCTATGGCTCTATCTTGGCCCAGCCAGAAGAAATGAACAAGTCAGATGTTTCGACATATGAAGTTGAAGGCATTGGATACGATTTCATCCCCAATGTTCTAG ATCGGGACTTGGTTGACAAATGGATGAAGAGCAATGACAAAGACTCGCTGATCATGGCGCGCAGACTCATCAAGGAAGAAGGACTCTTGTGTG GTGGTAGTTGTGGTGCTGCAATGCACTCGGCTATGCTGGCTGCTCAGGAGCTGGAGGCTGGGCAGCGATGTGTGGTCGTCCTACCTGACTCTGTACGCAATTACATGACCAAGCACCTGTCAGACaagtggatggaggagagggactTCATCAGTGAGAAGGAGGACACTGATAATAAGCACTG GTGGTCGACTCTGAAAGTGTCTTCCCTCCCACTGGCTGCTCCATTGACTGTGCAGCCAACCATTGCATGTGAGGATGCCATTGCCATAATGCAGCGTGAAGGCTACGACCAACTTCCTGTTGTGGATCACGAAGG GATCATCCAGGGTGTGGTGACTTTGGGATCTCTGATGTCAAAGCTGGTTTCCTCAAAGGTGGAAGGATCAAGCCCTGTGCAACAGTCACTCTACTCTCAGTTCCGAAAGATCAAGCTGGACACAACCCTTGGAAAACTCTCCCGCATCTTGGACCGTGATCACTTTGCACTCATCGTCCACACCCAACGTCTGT
- the Cbs gene encoding cystathionine beta-synthase isoform X5 translates to MLLTTAAPTSTTMSAMDYTYNRNENLRTHDNILAHIGNTPLVKLNNIPKTYGLKCDVYAKCEFFNAGGSVKDRIALRMVEDAERKGLITPGVSVLIEPTSGNTGIGLALCGAVKGYRCIIVMPEKMSNEKVDVLRALGAEIVRTPTSAAWDSPESHISVAKRLEKEIPGAIILDQYKNPANPMAHYEGTAEEILQQTGGNIDMLVAGAGTGGTITGIARKLKERIPDCKIVGVDPYGSILAQPEEMNKSDVSTYEVEGIGYDFIPNVLDRDLVDKWMKSNDKDSLIMARRLIKEEGLLCGGSCGAAMHSAMLAAQELEAGQRCVVVLPDSVRNYMTKHLSDKWMEERDFISEKEDTDNKHWWSTLKVSSLPLAAPLTVQPTIACEDAIAIMQREGYDQLPVVDHEGIIQGVVTLGSLMSKLVSSKVEGSSPVQQSLYSQFRKIKLDTTLGKLSRILDRDHFALIVHTQRLCRGSLDMEQCVIEKEVCIGIVTQIDLLTHITRQQKDQKEYSDE, encoded by the exons acTACAGcagcccccacctccaccaccatgtCTGCCATGGATTACACGTACAACAG GAATGAAAACCTTAGAACACATGATAATATCTTGGCACACATCGGGAATACACCCCTCGTTAAGCTCAACAACATACCGAAGACATATGGACTGAAATGtgatgtgt ATGCAAAATGTGAGTTTTTCAATGCCGGAGGAAGTGTGAAGGACCGTATCGCTCTCCGCATGGTAGAGGATGCAGAGAGGAAGGGTCTCATTACGCCAGGTGTTTCGGTGCTTATTGAACCAACATCTGGCAACACAG GCATTGGGCTGGCGCTGTGTGGAGCCGTGAAGGGCTACCGCTGTATCATTGTAATGCCTGAGAAGATGAGCAATGAGAAGGTGGACGTCCTGAGGGCCCTTGGTGCTGAAATTGTGCGCACACCCACCAGTGCAGCCTGGGACTCCCCAGAATCCCACATCTCTGTGGCAAAGAGGCTGGAGAAGGAGATTCCCGGTGCAATAATCCTGGATCAG TACAAGAACCCTGCCAACCCCATGGCCCATTATGAGGGAACAGCTGAGGAAATTCTGCAACAGACAGGTGGCAACATTGACATGCTAGTTGCAGGAGCTGGAACCGGAGGAACCATCACTGGCATTGCTCGGAAGCTGAAGGAAAGA ATCCCAGATTGCAAAATTGTTGGAGTGGACCCCTATGGCTCTATCTTGGCCCAGCCAGAAGAAATGAACAAGTCAGATGTTTCGACATATGAAGTTGAAGGCATTGGATACGATTTCATCCCCAATGTTCTAG ATCGGGACTTGGTTGACAAATGGATGAAGAGCAATGACAAAGACTCGCTGATCATGGCGCGCAGACTCATCAAGGAAGAAGGACTCTTGTGTG GTGGTAGTTGTGGTGCTGCAATGCACTCGGCTATGCTGGCTGCTCAGGAGCTGGAGGCTGGGCAGCGATGTGTGGTCGTCCTACCTGACTCTGTACGCAATTACATGACCAAGCACCTGTCAGACaagtggatggaggagagggactTCATCAGTGAGAAGGAGGACACTGATAATAAGCACTG GTGGTCGACTCTGAAAGTGTCTTCCCTCCCACTGGCTGCTCCATTGACTGTGCAGCCAACCATTGCATGTGAGGATGCCATTGCCATAATGCAGCGTGAAGGCTACGACCAACTTCCTGTTGTGGATCACGAAGG GATCATCCAGGGTGTGGTGACTTTGGGATCTCTGATGTCAAAGCTGGTTTCCTCAAAGGTGGAAGGATCAAGCCCTGTGCAACAGTCACTCTACTCTCAGTTCCGAAAGATCAAGCTGGACACAACCCTTGGAAAACTCTCCCGCATCTTGGACCGTGATCACTTTGCACTCATCGTCCACACCCAACGTCTGT
- the Cbs gene encoding cystathionine beta-synthase isoform X10 has translation MSAMDYTYNRNENLRTHDNILAHIGNTPLVKLNNIPKTYGLKCDVYAKCEFFNAGGSVKDRIALRMVEDAERKGLITPGVSVLIEPTSGNTGIGLALCGAVKGYRCIIVMPEKMSNEKVDVLRALGAEIVRTPTSAAWDSPESHISVAKRLEKEIPGAIILDQYKNPANPMAHYEGTAEEILQQTGGNIDMLVAGAGTGGTITGIARKLKERIPDCKIVGVDPYGSILAQPEEMNKSDVSTYEVEGIGYDFIPNVLDRDLVDKWMKSNDKDSLIMARRLIKEEGLLCGGSCGAAMHSAMLAAQELEAGQRCVVVLPDSVRNYMTKHLSDKWMEERDFISEKEDTDNKHWWSTLKVSSLPLAAPLTVQPTIACEDAIAIMQREGYDQLPVVDHEGIIQGVVTLGSLMSKLVSSKVEGSSPVQQSLYSQFRKIKLDTTLGKLSRILDRDHFALIVHTQRLYMEQCVIEKEVCIGIVTQIDLLTHITRQQKDQKEYSDE, from the exons atgtCTGCCATGGATTACACGTACAACAG GAATGAAAACCTTAGAACACATGATAATATCTTGGCACACATCGGGAATACACCCCTCGTTAAGCTCAACAACATACCGAAGACATATGGACTGAAATGtgatgtgt ATGCAAAATGTGAGTTTTTCAATGCCGGAGGAAGTGTGAAGGACCGTATCGCTCTCCGCATGGTAGAGGATGCAGAGAGGAAGGGTCTCATTACGCCAGGTGTTTCGGTGCTTATTGAACCAACATCTGGCAACACAG GCATTGGGCTGGCGCTGTGTGGAGCCGTGAAGGGCTACCGCTGTATCATTGTAATGCCTGAGAAGATGAGCAATGAGAAGGTGGACGTCCTGAGGGCCCTTGGTGCTGAAATTGTGCGCACACCCACCAGTGCAGCCTGGGACTCCCCAGAATCCCACATCTCTGTGGCAAAGAGGCTGGAGAAGGAGATTCCCGGTGCAATAATCCTGGATCAG TACAAGAACCCTGCCAACCCCATGGCCCATTATGAGGGAACAGCTGAGGAAATTCTGCAACAGACAGGTGGCAACATTGACATGCTAGTTGCAGGAGCTGGAACCGGAGGAACCATCACTGGCATTGCTCGGAAGCTGAAGGAAAGA ATCCCAGATTGCAAAATTGTTGGAGTGGACCCCTATGGCTCTATCTTGGCCCAGCCAGAAGAAATGAACAAGTCAGATGTTTCGACATATGAAGTTGAAGGCATTGGATACGATTTCATCCCCAATGTTCTAG ATCGGGACTTGGTTGACAAATGGATGAAGAGCAATGACAAAGACTCGCTGATCATGGCGCGCAGACTCATCAAGGAAGAAGGACTCTTGTGTG GTGGTAGTTGTGGTGCTGCAATGCACTCGGCTATGCTGGCTGCTCAGGAGCTGGAGGCTGGGCAGCGATGTGTGGTCGTCCTACCTGACTCTGTACGCAATTACATGACCAAGCACCTGTCAGACaagtggatggaggagagggactTCATCAGTGAGAAGGAGGACACTGATAATAAGCACTG GTGGTCGACTCTGAAAGTGTCTTCCCTCCCACTGGCTGCTCCATTGACTGTGCAGCCAACCATTGCATGTGAGGATGCCATTGCCATAATGCAGCGTGAAGGCTACGACCAACTTCCTGTTGTGGATCACGAAGG GATCATCCAGGGTGTGGTGACTTTGGGATCTCTGATGTCAAAGCTGGTTTCCTCAAAGGTGGAAGGATCAAGCCCTGTGCAACAGTCACTCTACTCTCAGTTCCGAAAGATCAAGCTGGACACAACCCTTGGAAAACTCTCCCGCATCTTGGACCGTGATCACTTTGCACTCATCGTCCACACCCAACGTCTGT
- the Cbs gene encoding cystathionine beta-synthase isoform X8 encodes MLLTTAAPTSTTMSAMDYTYNRNENLRTHDNILAHIGNTPLVKLNNIPKTYGLKCDVYAKCEFFNAGGSVKDRIALRMVEDAERKGLITPGVSVLIEPTSGNTGIGLALCGAVKGYRCIIVMPEKMSNEKVDVLRALGAEIVRTPTSAAWDSPESHISVAKRLEKEIPGAIILDQYKNPANPMAHYEGTAEEILQQTGGNIDMLVAGAGTGGTITGIARKLKERIPDCKIVGVDPYGSILAQPEEMNKSDVSTYEVEGIGYDFIPNVLDRDLVDKWMKSNDKDSLIMARRLIKEEGLLCGGSCGAAMHSAMLAAQELEAGQRCVVVLPDSVRNYMTKHLSDKWMEERDFISEKEDTDNKHWWSTLKVSSLPLAAPLTVQPTIACEDAIAIMQREGYDQLPVVDHEGIIQGVVTLGSLMSKLVSSKVEGSSPVQQSLYSQFRKIKLDTTLGKLSRILDRDHFALIVHTQHMEQCVIEKEVCIGIVTQIDLLTHITRQQKDQKEYSDE; translated from the exons acTACAGcagcccccacctccaccaccatgtCTGCCATGGATTACACGTACAACAG GAATGAAAACCTTAGAACACATGATAATATCTTGGCACACATCGGGAATACACCCCTCGTTAAGCTCAACAACATACCGAAGACATATGGACTGAAATGtgatgtgt ATGCAAAATGTGAGTTTTTCAATGCCGGAGGAAGTGTGAAGGACCGTATCGCTCTCCGCATGGTAGAGGATGCAGAGAGGAAGGGTCTCATTACGCCAGGTGTTTCGGTGCTTATTGAACCAACATCTGGCAACACAG GCATTGGGCTGGCGCTGTGTGGAGCCGTGAAGGGCTACCGCTGTATCATTGTAATGCCTGAGAAGATGAGCAATGAGAAGGTGGACGTCCTGAGGGCCCTTGGTGCTGAAATTGTGCGCACACCCACCAGTGCAGCCTGGGACTCCCCAGAATCCCACATCTCTGTGGCAAAGAGGCTGGAGAAGGAGATTCCCGGTGCAATAATCCTGGATCAG TACAAGAACCCTGCCAACCCCATGGCCCATTATGAGGGAACAGCTGAGGAAATTCTGCAACAGACAGGTGGCAACATTGACATGCTAGTTGCAGGAGCTGGAACCGGAGGAACCATCACTGGCATTGCTCGGAAGCTGAAGGAAAGA ATCCCAGATTGCAAAATTGTTGGAGTGGACCCCTATGGCTCTATCTTGGCCCAGCCAGAAGAAATGAACAAGTCAGATGTTTCGACATATGAAGTTGAAGGCATTGGATACGATTTCATCCCCAATGTTCTAG ATCGGGACTTGGTTGACAAATGGATGAAGAGCAATGACAAAGACTCGCTGATCATGGCGCGCAGACTCATCAAGGAAGAAGGACTCTTGTGTG GTGGTAGTTGTGGTGCTGCAATGCACTCGGCTATGCTGGCTGCTCAGGAGCTGGAGGCTGGGCAGCGATGTGTGGTCGTCCTACCTGACTCTGTACGCAATTACATGACCAAGCACCTGTCAGACaagtggatggaggagagggactTCATCAGTGAGAAGGAGGACACTGATAATAAGCACTG GTGGTCGACTCTGAAAGTGTCTTCCCTCCCACTGGCTGCTCCATTGACTGTGCAGCCAACCATTGCATGTGAGGATGCCATTGCCATAATGCAGCGTGAAGGCTACGACCAACTTCCTGTTGTGGATCACGAAGG GATCATCCAGGGTGTGGTGACTTTGGGATCTCTGATGTCAAAGCTGGTTTCCTCAAAGGTGGAAGGATCAAGCCCTGTGCAACAGTCACTCTACTCTCAGTTCCGAAAGATCAAGCTGGACACAACCCTTGGAAAACTCTCCCGCATCTTGGACCGTGATCACTTTGCACTCATCGTCCACACCCAAC
- the Cbs gene encoding cystathionine beta-synthase isoform X9 → MPTTAAPTSTTMSAMDYTYNRNENLRTHDNILAHIGNTPLVKLNNIPKTYGLKCDVYAKCEFFNAGGSVKDRIALRMVEDAERKGLITPGVSVLIEPTSGNTGIGLALCGAVKGYRCIIVMPEKMSNEKVDVLRALGAEIVRTPTSAAWDSPESHISVAKRLEKEIPGAIILDQYKNPANPMAHYEGTAEEILQQTGGNIDMLVAGAGTGGTITGIARKLKERIPDCKIVGVDPYGSILAQPEEMNKSDVSTYEVEGIGYDFIPNVLDRDLVDKWMKSNDKDSLIMARRLIKEEGLLCGGSCGAAMHSAMLAAQELEAGQRCVVVLPDSVRNYMTKHLSDKWMEERDFISEKEDTDNKHWWSTLKVSSLPLAAPLTVQPTIACEDAIAIMQREGYDQLPVVDHEGIIQGVVTLGSLMSKLVSSKVEGSSPVQQSLYSQFRKIKLDTTLGKLSRILDRDHFALIVHTQHMEQCVIEKEVCIGIVTQIDLLTHITRQQKDQKEYSDE, encoded by the exons acTACAGcagcccccacctccaccaccatgtCTGCCATGGATTACACGTACAACAG GAATGAAAACCTTAGAACACATGATAATATCTTGGCACACATCGGGAATACACCCCTCGTTAAGCTCAACAACATACCGAAGACATATGGACTGAAATGtgatgtgt ATGCAAAATGTGAGTTTTTCAATGCCGGAGGAAGTGTGAAGGACCGTATCGCTCTCCGCATGGTAGAGGATGCAGAGAGGAAGGGTCTCATTACGCCAGGTGTTTCGGTGCTTATTGAACCAACATCTGGCAACACAG GCATTGGGCTGGCGCTGTGTGGAGCCGTGAAGGGCTACCGCTGTATCATTGTAATGCCTGAGAAGATGAGCAATGAGAAGGTGGACGTCCTGAGGGCCCTTGGTGCTGAAATTGTGCGCACACCCACCAGTGCAGCCTGGGACTCCCCAGAATCCCACATCTCTGTGGCAAAGAGGCTGGAGAAGGAGATTCCCGGTGCAATAATCCTGGATCAG TACAAGAACCCTGCCAACCCCATGGCCCATTATGAGGGAACAGCTGAGGAAATTCTGCAACAGACAGGTGGCAACATTGACATGCTAGTTGCAGGAGCTGGAACCGGAGGAACCATCACTGGCATTGCTCGGAAGCTGAAGGAAAGA ATCCCAGATTGCAAAATTGTTGGAGTGGACCCCTATGGCTCTATCTTGGCCCAGCCAGAAGAAATGAACAAGTCAGATGTTTCGACATATGAAGTTGAAGGCATTGGATACGATTTCATCCCCAATGTTCTAG ATCGGGACTTGGTTGACAAATGGATGAAGAGCAATGACAAAGACTCGCTGATCATGGCGCGCAGACTCATCAAGGAAGAAGGACTCTTGTGTG GTGGTAGTTGTGGTGCTGCAATGCACTCGGCTATGCTGGCTGCTCAGGAGCTGGAGGCTGGGCAGCGATGTGTGGTCGTCCTACCTGACTCTGTACGCAATTACATGACCAAGCACCTGTCAGACaagtggatggaggagagggactTCATCAGTGAGAAGGAGGACACTGATAATAAGCACTG GTGGTCGACTCTGAAAGTGTCTTCCCTCCCACTGGCTGCTCCATTGACTGTGCAGCCAACCATTGCATGTGAGGATGCCATTGCCATAATGCAGCGTGAAGGCTACGACCAACTTCCTGTTGTGGATCACGAAGG GATCATCCAGGGTGTGGTGACTTTGGGATCTCTGATGTCAAAGCTGGTTTCCTCAAAGGTGGAAGGATCAAGCCCTGTGCAACAGTCACTCTACTCTCAGTTCCGAAAGATCAAGCTGGACACAACCCTTGGAAAACTCTCCCGCATCTTGGACCGTGATCACTTTGCACTCATCGTCCACACCCAAC